The genome window ACACCTCCGCCGACATCACCGCCGCGATCTCCCTGGAGGCGCTGCTCGGCACCGACCGGGTCCTCGCGCCCGAGCTGCACGCCATCCGCCCGCACCCCGGGCAGGCCGCCTCCGCCGCCAACATGCTCGCCGTGCTGAAGGGTTCGGGGCTCACGGGCCATCACCAGGACGACGCGCCCCGCGTGCAGGACGCGTACTCGGTGCGGTGCGCTCCGCAGGTCGCCGGGGCCGGGCGGGACACCGTCGCGCACGCGCGGCTCGTCGCCGAGCGGGAGCTGGCGGCGGCGGTCGACAACCCCGTGGTGCTGCCTGGGGGCACCTCCCGCTCGAGCGAAGCCGAGGGTGGGGGAGGGCGGGTGGAGTCCAACGGGAACTTCCATGGCGCGCCCGTCGCGTACGTCCTCGACTTCCTCGCCATCGCGGTGGCCGACCTCGCGTCGATCGCGGAGCGGCGGACGGACCGGTTGCTCGACAAGAACCGGTCGCACGGGCTGCCGCCGTTCCTCGCGGACGACGCCGGGGTGGACTCCGGGCTGATGATCGCGCAGTACACGCAGGCGGCGCTGGTGAGTGAGCTGAAGCGGCTGGCCGTGCCGGCGTCGGCGGACTCGATTCCGTCCTCCGCGATGCAGGAGGACCATGTGTCGATGGGGTGGTCGGCGGCGCGGAAGCTGCGGACCGCCGTGGAGGGGCTTTCGCGGGTGCTGGCCGTGGAGTTGTACGCGGGGACGAGGGCGCTGGAGCTGCGGGAGGGGCTGGTGGCCGCGCCGGCCACGCGGGCCGTGGTGGACGCGGTGCGGGCGGCCGGGGTGGAGGGGGCCGGGCCGGATCGGTTCCTCGCGCCCGACCTGGCGTTGGCCGAAGGGTTCGTGCGGGACGGGGGGTTGGTGGCAGCCGCCGAGTCCGTGACCGGGCCGCTCGCCTGATTCGGGTGGGTGAGTGGGTGAGTGAGCGGACGGGTGCGGGTTCGGTGGGGGCTGGCCGCGCAGTTCCCCGCGCCCTTGAAAAAGCGGGGCTGCGCCCCTGCTTTTTCGGCCCGAAAGGGCCGTAGGCCGTTGAGGGGTGCGGGGAACTGCGCGACCAGCCCCCACCCACCCGCAGACGACTACGCGCCCCCCACCGGCCCGAACTCCTCGCGTTCTCGGCGGATCGCGTACGCGAGGAACGCCGCGCCCAGGCCCAGCATGGTCGTCCCGCCGACGACGTACGGCGTGGTGTTGGGACTGCCCGTGTCGGCGAGTTCTCGGGCGTCGCCCGTGCTCGTGGTCGTGTTCGTGCTTGTGTCGGCGGTCGTGGTCGCCCGGTCGCGTATGGGTGCCTCCTGCGTCGCGTTGGCGGACGGCACGAACCACAGGGCACCCAGCAGGGTGCCCGCGGCGGTGGCGGTCAGCAGCGATCGGCGGGCGGTGGACGACGCGCGACGTGCGACGGACACGGAATATCGATCCCCTTGTGGCGCTGGCGAATTGGCCGTAGGGAGCGATGCTAATGAAAGGCGCGGGTCGTGGGAAAGTCGCGTGACCCGTGAGCCGTACGCTCCGGACCATGAGTACAACGCAGACATCACAGTTTGTCCGGCTTCGCGTTGAATTGGTGGTCGAGGTCGAGGATGTGGAGGCCGTGACCGGCGCCGCATTGCGACGGATCGCGGACGACCCCGATATGCCCGCCGATGAACGGGTACACGCCGAGAGCGCGGTCGCGGAGGACACGGCGGAGGCCCTCGCGTACCTGATCGACCCGTTCGACCTGGTCGGGGAGGTGCCTGGGGTCGAACTCGCCCAGGCCTCCTGGAGCAGTGAGGGAATCGACTACGACCCCGATTCGCCGGAATGGGGTCTCGGCGAGGATGATGACCAGGAGGACGAAGAGGAAGACCGACTCGGCTGAGCGGCTCGGGAAATTGATGGCCCCGGGTGGCAACCGCTGCCCGGGGTTCTTTCGTCTCATGGGGCGCACCAGTCACTTGCGCACCGCCGGGTCGCCGACGATCCGATGCGGTGGAGTGGCGTATCCCACATATCCGCGCGAGCGGAACGGCCAGGAGTCGTAGTGGTGTTTAAGTGCTTACGGGGATCTTCGGGGTTTTGGGGATTCGGCAACGATGGAGAAGCGTGTGATGACGAACAGTAAGCGGCGCAGGGGCCTGACGGTCGCGTCCGCACTGCTCGGCGGGGTGCTGGTGCTCTCTGCGTGCAGCGGAGGCGACGGCGACAACGCGTCCGGGAACGACGGCGGGGACTCCTCGCAGGCCAAGGTCGACGAGGCGGCAGCCGAGAAGACCTCCGAGGCCGACATCAAGATCACACCGCAGGACGGCTCCGACAACGCCTCCATCAACAACTCGGCCAAGGTCACCGTGAGCAAGGGCACGCTCACGGACGTCAAGATGACCACCTCCGAGGGCACCGCCGTCGAGGGCGCGATATCCGAGGACAAGAAGAGCTGGGCGCCCAGCGGTCAGCTGGAGCGGTCCACCAGCTACAAGATCGCGGCCGCCGCGCAGGACTCCAAGGGGCGCGAGGCCCACGAGAACTCGGCGTTCACCACGGTCTCGCCGGCCAACAGCTTCATCGGCAACTTCACGCCCGAGGACGGCTCGACCGTCGGCGTCGGTATGCCGGTCTCGATCAACTTCGACAAGGCGATCACCAACAAGGCCGCCGTGCAGAAGGGGATCACCGTCTCCAGCAGCTCCGGCCAGGAGGTCGTCGGGCACTGGTTCAACGCCAACCGCCTCGACTTCCGCCCCGAGGACTACTGGCAGGGCAACTCCACCGTCACCCTGAAGCTCGCGCTCGACGGGGTCGAGGGCGCCGAGGGTGTCTACGGTGTGCAGCAGAAGACCGTGACCTTCAAGATCGGCCGCAACCAGGTCTCGATCGTCGACGCCAAGACCAAGACGATGAAGGTCACCCAGGACGGCAAGGTCATCAAGACCATCCCGATCTCCGCCGGTTCGCCCGAGAACAAGACGTACGCGGGCGTCATGGTGATGTCGGAGATGTTCAAGGAGACGCGCATGAACGGCGCGACCGTGGGCTTCACCGACGACGACGGCAAGGGCGAGTACGACATCAAGGACGTGCCGCACGCCATCCGCCTCACCAACTCCGGGACGTTCATCCACGGCAACTACTGGGGCGCCGACTCGGTCTTCGGCAGCGTCAACACCAGCCACGGCTGTGTCGGTCTGAACGACACCAAGGGTGCCAACGACAAGGGCACGGCCGGCTACTGGTTCTACGACAACTCGATCGTCGGTGACGTCGTCGACATCCGGAACACCGGTGACAAGACGGTCGCCCCCGACAACGGCCTCAACGGCTGGAACCTGAACTGGGCCGACTGGAAGGCCGGTTCGGCGGTCTGATCCACCGCGTCGGCCGTTCGCCGGCCGCGGTACGGCTTCGATGCCGCCCCTGGACACCCAGGGGCGGCATCGGTGTTTCCGGGGCTGCCCACAGGGTTCTCATCAGGCTCTCAGCGGGGGCTTATCCCTTCATCACGCGGCGTACCTAGCTTGCCACCATGTTCTTCACCTACCTGAGGCGC of Streptomyces phaeolivaceus contains these proteins:
- the hutH gene encoding histidine ammonia-lyase; this encodes MDTVVLGTSGVTAADVLAVARAGARIELSGEAVAALAAAREIVDALAAKPEPVYGVSTGFGALATRHISPELRARLQRNIVRSHAAGMGPRVEREVVRALMFLRLKTVCSGRTGVRPEIAQTMADVLNAGITPVVHEYGSLGCSGDLAPLSHCALTLMGEGDAEGPDGVVRPAGELLAEHGITPVELREKEGLALLNGTDGMLGMLVMALADLERLYTSADITAAISLEALLGTDRVLAPELHAIRPHPGQAASAANMLAVLKGSGLTGHHQDDAPRVQDAYSVRCAPQVAGAGRDTVAHARLVAERELAAAVDNPVVLPGGTSRSSEAEGGGGRVESNGNFHGAPVAYVLDFLAIAVADLASIAERRTDRLLDKNRSHGLPPFLADDAGVDSGLMIAQYTQAALVSELKRLAVPASADSIPSSAMQEDHVSMGWSAARKLRTAVEGLSRVLAVELYAGTRALELREGLVAAPATRAVVDAVRAAGVEGAGPDRFLAPDLALAEGFVRDGGLVAAAESVTGPLA
- a CDS encoding L,D-transpeptidase, encoding MEKRVMTNSKRRRGLTVASALLGGVLVLSACSGGDGDNASGNDGGDSSQAKVDEAAAEKTSEADIKITPQDGSDNASINNSAKVTVSKGTLTDVKMTTSEGTAVEGAISEDKKSWAPSGQLERSTSYKIAAAAQDSKGREAHENSAFTTVSPANSFIGNFTPEDGSTVGVGMPVSINFDKAITNKAAVQKGITVSSSSGQEVVGHWFNANRLDFRPEDYWQGNSTVTLKLALDGVEGAEGVYGVQQKTVTFKIGRNQVSIVDAKTKTMKVTQDGKVIKTIPISAGSPENKTYAGVMVMSEMFKETRMNGATVGFTDDDGKGEYDIKDVPHAIRLTNSGTFIHGNYWGADSVFGSVNTSHGCVGLNDTKGANDKGTAGYWFYDNSIVGDVVDIRNTGDKTVAPDNGLNGWNLNWADWKAGSAV